The DNA window GATGCCAGTggtaattattcaaaattttttttaaaagatacaaaatcaataattattaactattaTTTAAAGTTGACTAGTTAAAAactatttatctatattttttcaaaaaataaataaataaaactctcAAGCAAAACATGATATAACAAAAGTCTAGAATTGTTTTttcgaataaaataaaaaatattactttatttttacGAAACAAATTATTGAGATTATATCCTAAaatctaacttttttttatagaagCAAGTTGGCTGTATGAGAcgaattttacaaaattcacaaaatttgTTGTAACTTCGACGAACTTTAAATTCCTAAATTTTGCAACTGCTTCTgtgtttttaatttgaaaaaaatatatactatgatcaaaatatttaattttaaaaaattttaatttgatttaatttgagtaaaaaaaattgaaaagttaaatattaaacaaacaATAAGCACGACTTTTTCAACATGACCCATGATAATCACATTCATTATCATCATTTAAAGGagtatacaaaaatatataagaatatgCAAGAATAAACtgtatttaaaaataactttctaaaaataaacGATATTTAAAAATGACTTTTTAAGAATAACAGAAATAACGACAactttatgaatttaaaaagtTCGGCAAAATCCGACGACCTTGTTCCCATAAAAAGAAATAGTGGGATTccgaaaattaaaattttaataattttttgtaaaataatattttttattttataatttaaaaaaatccacaAGAGTCGAGAGGATAACCACCTTGAAAACCAAACAACAATGACTTTTGAAATTGAACAGatgtatcaaattcaacaattcATGTCAAATTCATCAATTCATTCATCAATTCACCCTAAAACCCCTCACCCAGCCCAACTGAACCTACCTAAATCTCTAATTCCTAAACAGAGCTATCAATCTAACCCCGTAAAATTCTCAACTGGTCTAAAACAAAGAGAATTGATCAACCCATCATAATACAAATCCAATTAAGAAAACTAAAACTTATCGAGCTTATCTGCTTTCACAACAGGATTAGCCTTGGAAATCGCGTCACGTCCAACGCCCTTGAAATCAAACGGACAATCGTGTCTCTCTGGATAACGGTGAACCCCGCAGAACGTCGCTCCACACTTGCAAACGAAACCCGTCAGCCCAACCTTCTTGTTGCAACCACGGCACCGGTTCGAGGGCTTCACGGGACCGGAAGGCGCTGCTGCGGCAGCGGAGGAAGAAGGAGGCTCCGCCGTAGGAACGACAGAGGAGTCGGTGGTGTCCGAAGAAGGAGAGGACCCGGAAGCAACGCAGCCATGGAGAAGGGTTTTCTCAACGACGACTTTGGCTGAAGCGGCACGCTGTTCTTCAAGAAAAAGATCTCTGAAGCACTTGGAGCAGAGGTCTCTGTTGCCGGCGGTGCCGAAGAAGCCGCAACCGTTAGCGCATGGTCTTGGCTCCGAAGGTTGGTAGCTTGTGCTGTTGTCGTTGTTATGCTCAGGAGCCATTCGATGAAATGCTTCAGTGACCCAAAAAGCGAAAACGGTGGTTGTTTATGTTTCACTTGTTTGTGTTTTGTGTTAGGGTttcagagaaaaagagagagatatttGAAGAGTGGGAATTACGTGACGATGGTGCTAATTTATAATGGCGTATCGGAAGAATCTACCCCGGATTTTCGTGTGGATTTGAGATAAAGATGTTGCTGATTTGCTTCCTACCCcgctttctttttttatcttttaaatgttttaatttatattttaattttttgttgaataaTTATCTTACAGATACATTAGTGGTAAGATTTTAttgaagattttattttaatttattgtacTATGAATAATACTTTCATTTATAACGTTCaaatatctaatccaataaACAATTGCGGATTTTCTTTGTATCCAATCACAATCATATATTAAAGAATAAATTTGACTACATAACCATTCATAATTTTCGTAAATGCATCAAAATAAAATCGTATACTATTATAATTATGAATGTATCTTTACTCAACTACTTATTAATCATGTGTTGGTATATAGATAAATGTTGTAAAATaaagttgtaaaataaatataaaataaagaagtatGAGTAAAAGATTTTAGTACTATAATTACTATCTtaatataataaagatgattaatatatttactaatattatatgtaaagaataataaaaaaaatatttaaaaatacttgTAAAATAAAGGAAGTGAGAGAATAGTAGTAATAATATAAAGAGGGAGAGAAGAGTATTTGTTATTGATGTGTGTTGTTATACGGAGGCTTAAGCCTCTATTTATATGTGCACATGATGACATATTTTCAAACTATAATAAATAGAGTCATTCTTGATAGACTAAGCTTCATTGGAAATGAGCATCCACATAAGATCTTATCATAACACTccccttggatgaccatttaggattattgcctcgttaaaaccttactaaagaaaaacccagtggaaaaaaaccttagtgaaggaaaaagagtacaatatcctttagtgatggagactgcctcattaaaaaccttgtcaagaaaaacccaatgggaaaaaatctgaccaaggaaaaaagagtacagtctccccctcttgtcgacatcatttaaCATCTTGAAATCaacgcatcccaatctcatgtaccaatctttcaaaggaggattttgggagtgactttgtgaataaatctgacagattgtcacttgagcggatctgttggacatcaattgtcccttgattttgaagatcatgagtgaagaagaatttgggagaaatatgctttgttctatcacctttgatataTCCACCTTAAGTTGAACAatacatgctgtattatcttcaaacaggacagttggagctatcttatggttaattagtccacatgatgacataatatattggatcaaacttcTAAGCCAAAAACACTCGTGACTAGCTTCATGTATCGCGAGTATTTCaacatgattagaggaggttgcagcaatcgtctgtttcgtggagctccatgatatagctgttccaccatatgtaaacagatatcctgtttgagatctccctttacgtggatcagacaagtagcCAGCATCTgtatagccaactagttgtgacttagATCCATaaggataaaacaatcccatatcaaccgttccatgaagatatcgaaagatttgcttaattccactccaatgtcttctggttggagaggaactataccttgctagtaaattcaccgcgaatgatatgtcaggtcgcgtattattagcaagatacattagcgctccaattgcactaagatatggtacttcaggaccaatgatatcttcattctcttctttaggacAGAATTGATCCTtctccacatccaaagatcttacgatcattggggtacttaatggatgtgacttatccatataaaatcttttcaagattttctctgtgtatgttgtttgatgaataaagatcccattttttatatgctcgatttgcaggccgagacaaaatttagttcttccaagatctttcactcaaactcttcttttagagtttttataattattggaatctcttcaggagttccaatgatatttaaatcatcaacgtacacagcgattataatgaacccagatgcaaatttctttatgaaaacacatgggtagatatcatcattcttgaatccgtttttggccagatactcagtaagacgattataccacattcgtccaaattgctttagaccatataaagatctttgcaacttgactgagtataacacttgcgaatattcattggatggtttagatatctttagtccttcagggactttcatatagatatcccgatctaatgagctGTATAATTAGGCTGTTACCatatccattaaatgcatatgcagtttatgatatgcagataaactgaccaaataacgcaatgttatcgcatctaCTACtggggaatacgtttcttcataatctataccgggcctttgtgaaaaaccttgtgccacaagtcgggctttatagcgtacaacttcatttttctcattttgttttctcacaaatacccatcggtatccaacaggttttacatcttctggtgtacggactacaggtccaaagacttcacgttttgcaagtgagtctaactcagccttcatggcttctttccatttggccaatcatttctttgtcgacattctttgactgatcttggctcaagatccttactttcatgaatgatatttaatgccacattatatgcaaatattttattgacaattgtcttatttcggtcccattcctctcttgtaaagacataatttatcgagatctcgtcattttcaaaattttcaggtacctgaacgtcttctggtgTTAacattatatcagaattttagacaactgcaggtgtctctactatgtatttttcaacaggaatagtatttacccCTTTTTgctttcgaggatttttatctttggaaccgacaggcctaccacgcttctggcgtgaatttgcttcagtggctacttgtcctattgggacatcaatttgaattgggggcattttctgccctgccacgcttctggcgtgaatttgccTCAAcggctacttgtcctactgggacatcaattcgaattggggcattttccgcTGCTATATAAGATTTgattatcctctttgtatcggaaaatgcatcaggcaactCATTTGCtgttctttgcaaatgtataatcttttgaacttctagttcacattgccttGATCAaagatctaaatgcatcaacgatgatgcattccaattaagttccttttcaggaagcttattctctccctttaatgttggaaattttgattcatcaaaatgacaatctgcAAACCGgtatgaacaagagaaataaattgcagggaATTAAATCAATAATGAGAAAACTCTTGgaaaggtatgaaaactggaagtcctatcctagttatccttatcaatggtgatgagaattatatttttgctaccactaagtcaacctctaactatgaaggtaagtcaagtgggtAAATCAATTCAActcctaaagtcctagtcaactcctgaggaaagactagagttataggaatctaaatcaatcagcaaagatattaattatcaatcacgatgagtttgacaactcaagagttacccattaatcaaccaaagccaatagtaaaaaatctaaattataaataaggaaAAGCAATCATAATTCTGAAATACCTTTAAttgtattaataaaagaaaatcaatccaacatggaaaagttcataaatcaaattggaaaatataaataaaaagaacattggacctgtaattgaaaaagatgaaaatattcctaagtcctttaagaggagtcctaatcctaatcctaagagagaggagaaaacctctctctctacaaactacatctaaattgtgaaaagtgtgtaTTATGAATAAATgatgatgaatggatgcattcccccactttatagacTCTAATCTGTTTTTTCTAGGtcaaaaattgggtcaaaaacaACCTAGAAATCGCTGGTTCGTATAGGTCGCGGCAAAGCGACGCGGAGGTGTCATCCGcacgtttgcgtggattgaaattCGTAGATGCGTcgcgtgcgcgtcatccacgcgtcgGCGTCACCTAACTTTAGGGCAGCCATGGCAAATCATATATCATtccgaagccccggatgttagctttccaacgcaactagaaccgcatcatttggacctttatagctcaagttatggtcgatttagtatcaagaggtcaggctggacaactttagccgttccttcagtttcttgtattcattccagttttgcatgcttccttttcatcctctaagccattcctgccctgtaatctctgaaatcacttaacacacatatcaagtcatcgaatggtaataggagaggattaaacatagcaattTTAAGGtttaaagaagcatgttttcaatcatagcacaaaatcaggaagggaAACATAAActcatgcaattagtatgaataagtgtatgaaagattgataaaatctactcaattaagcataagataaaccataaaatagtagtttatcaatctcctcacacttaaacattagcacgtcctcatgctaagctcaagagaagctataaaggagtgaaggcAGAATGATGGGATGTAAgaaatgcaacctatgtatatgaatgcagctaaatgcaaaatgcttttacctacttggttaaaggtAAACaaattctccaagacaaacataaattggatttcactaattcaaatcataaaaacgaagtacaaataacttgcaagaagaagataactcatgaaagccgggaacaaagaatcgagcattgaaccctcaccgaaagtgtatgcactctaatcgctcaggtgtttaaggttcaattctctcaattctctattaatcttgctttctaaggcttgctcttcatctaacaatcaacaaaaatttaatgcaccaatacacaaatcaagaggtcttttaagggttattACGGGGTTAGGGTCAatgtaggattgtatttggtcaagtggactaaaatctgaatccttaattaacctaaacttcccacctaacttaagacaatccatttaattaaaatgcagaatctaacttcccattaactgtgttttccacatattcattcatcctaaatttgagtaaagtacatatgcattgataccaacacttactttggggcattttgtccccttttattatttgctctttttcttttctttttcacttttttcttttcttttttttctttttctattattatatttttttcttttctcttatttttctcaatgcatatgattaaagtattgaatgcaataatatgtgttcaactattattttgcacattttcacaaaaatatacaacacccaattactcaagccaaatattttcaaacccaacttcccgacacttaaatcatgagcacttttactagtctaagctaaccaaggatttaaATTAAagacattattattttccgcttagagttagtaatgagctaaagtaaagaacaaatgggtaaaataggctcaaattggtttgcaaagggtaatgaaagggtaaggccatatgggtatgtaagcttagtgaaacaaatgcctcaatcatataagtgcatgcatacatcaaacaatggaaatatagaattaagcaagacaaagatcacaattttagagagaaaaagacacaaaaataaaatatattggttgataaaatgcaaccaatcaaataggctcaaaatctctctggttttgtgtgtttgagctctaaatcatgttccaatataatatttcttcaaacaagttttaataaaagtttaattcaaattagtgaaatgctatagagagttttcttgaaaaagaaaatattacttcaaccaagtggtaagatatgcacaaaatcaaacaaacatgcaaatgtaATAGctaatttaaacattggtgttgagacaggAAGGTACTAAtccacggagatcggtatcgacctccccacacttaaagattgcaccgtccttggaGCATGCAAAGCTGTGCaggtggatgggggttgtggttcctcagctggtgctccTGTCGTTCCGCTCTCCGCCGGTGGCTTGTTAgaggctttctctttaccttttttggtggccatcctgaaaaagggagaaaggaaaGGGACATGTAATTCAAATAGCTGGAACCGGGAGGAGGAAGGTtcaagtgataatcaatgccaAGGTAAGGGATAATGTCTTAAATACATGGCCGCGACTACATGcaattaggacatcaatggaaatatagcaaggcatattaaaacaattagatgcaagatgtgtAAAAGCATGCAGGCAAAGGCATGAgaagctgatgagcggataatttatacgctttttggcattgtttttaggtagtttttagtaagttcaagctacttttagggatgttttcatttgtttttatgttaaattcacatttctggactttactatgagtttgtgtgtttttctgtgatttcaggtaatttctggctgaaattgagggacttgagcaaaactctgaaaaaggctgacaaaaggactgctgatgctgttggaatctgacctccctgcactcgaaatagattctctggagctacagaactccaaatggcgcgctctcaacagagttggaaagtagccatccagagctttccagcaatatataatagtctatactttattcggaaattgatgacgtaacttggcgttgaacgccaagtacatgctgctgtctggagttaaacgccaNNNNNNNNNNNNNNNNNNNNNNagtttcatctttggtctcagttttattttattcttcatcttaggagactattgatcacgttttggaggctggccattcggccatgcctgaacctttcacttatgtattttcaacggtggagtttctgcacaccatagattaagggtgtggagctctgctgtacctcaagtttcaatacaatcattattatattatattcaattctcttttattcttattccaagatatacgttgcacttcaacttgatgaatgtgatgatccatgacactcatcatcattctcacctatgaacgtgcgtgactgacaaccacttccgttctactctaagccgggcgcatatctcttagattccccaacagaatcttcgtggtataagctagatagatggcggcattcatggggatccggaaagtctaaccttttctgtggtattccgagtaggatcccgggaatccggaaagtctaaccttgtctgtggtattccgagtaggattccggtattgaatgactgtgacgagcttcaaactcctgaaggctgggcgtgatgataaatgcaaaagaatcaatggattctactccaacctgattgagaaccgacagatgattagccgtgctgtgacagagcatttggaccattttcactgagaggatgtgatgtagctatcaacaagggtgatgcctccagacgattagccgtgcagtgacagcgcataggaccattttcccgagaggattaaaagtagccattgatgatggtgatgccctacatacagcttgccatggaaaggaataagaatgattggatgaatgtaataagaaaatagagattcaagaggagcacagcacctccacacgcctatctgaaattcccactattgatttacataagtatttctatcctttttttattttatttatcttttaaattatctaatccaattacatttgaccctatgaatccacttaactgagatttacaagatgaccatagcttgcttcataccaacaatctctgtgggatcgtccaccaagtttttggcgccgttgccggggaaagaaaaagcaatgaattttacaaaatgcaataacatatgaatcacaatttcgtgtaccaagtttttggcgccgttgccggggattgttcgagtatggacaactgacggttcatcttgttgctcagattaggtaattttcttttcaaaaatttttttcaaaaaaatctttttcaaaatttttcttttctttttcatttttctaataatgtttttcgaaaaaattaaagagaatacaaaaaaaattcataaaatcataaaaaccaaaaatattttgtatttcttgtttgagtcttgagtcaatttttaagtttggtgtcaattgcatgctttaaaaatttttcttgcatttttcgaaaatctcatgcattcatagtgttcttcatgatcttcaagttgttcttgacaagtcttcttgtttgatcttgatgatttcttgttttgtgttgtttgttgtttttcatatgcatttttcgtttgttagagtccatgtaTTAAAGAtttactaagtttggtgtcttgcatattttctttgcatcaaaaatttttcaaaaatatgttcttgatgttcatcatgatcttcaaagtgttcttggtgttcatcttgacattcgtagtgttcttgcatgcatcatgtgttttgatccaaaattttcatgttttgggtcatgtttgtgtttttctctctcataattaaaatattcaaaaatcaaaaaatatcttttccttatttttctccaaattttcaaaaatttgagttgacttagtcaaaaattttcaaaattagttgtttcttacaagtcaagtcaaattttcaattttaaaaatcttatcttttcaaaatctttttcaaaaattatatctttttcatttttttctatttttcgaaaattccaaaaatctttttcaaaatattttcaaaatNNNNNNNNNNNNNNNNNNNNNNNNNNNNNNNNNNNNNNNNNNNNNNNNNNNNNNNNNNNNNNNNNNNNNNNNNNNNNNNNNGAAaactcactaacaattaatgtgattgattcaaaaatttgaagtttgttactttctggttaagaaaggttcaatctttaagttctagaatcttatcttgtagtttcttgttagtgaagtaagtaattttaaaatttttNNNNNNNNNNNNNNNNNNNNNNNNNNNNNNNNNNNNNNNNNNNNNNNNNNNNNNNNNNNNNNNNNNNNNNNNNNNNNNNNNNNNNNNNNNNNNNNNNNNNNNNNNNNNNNNNNNNNNNNNNNNNNNNNNNNNNNNNNNNNNNNNNNNNNNNNNNNNNNNNNNNNNNNNNNNNNNNNNNNNNNNNNNNNNNNNNNNNNNNNNNNNNNNNNNNNNNNNNNNNNNNNNNNNNNNNNNNNNNNNNNNNNNNNNNNNNNNNNNNNNNNNNNNNNNNNNNNNNNNNNNNNNNNNNNNNNNNNNNNNNNNNNNNNNNNNNNNNNNNNNNNNNNNNNNNNNNNNNNNNNNNNNNNNNNNNNNNNNttattttcgaattttctatctcttctctcttattctatttaattatttatttactaacacttctcttcacctcttttcatctaaaaatctGAACATAAtctatcccttgtgtttggattcttcactctttcttcatctactaacataaaggaatctctatactgtgacatagaggattcctctttcttttcttgttttcttctctttcaNNNNNNNNNNNNNNNNNNNNNNNNNNNNNNNNNNNNNNNNNNNNNNNNNNNNNNNNNNNNNNNNNNNNNNNNNNNNNNNNNNNNNNNNNNNNNNNNNNNNNNNNNNNNNNNNNNNNNNNNNNNNNNNNNNNNNNNNNNNNNNNNNNNNNNNNNNNNNNNNNNNNNNNNNNNNNNNNNNNNNNNNNNNNNNNNNNNNaataatgcaaggagaatgcttggtgacttcacaaagccaacatccaaatttgatggaagaagcatctccattcctgccattggagccaacaattttaagctgaaacctcagctagttgccttaatgcaacaaaactgcaagttttatggacttccatctgaagatccttatcagtttttaactgagttcttgcagatctgtgagactgtaaagacgaatggagttgatcctgaagtctacNNNNNNNNNNNNNNNNNNNNNNNNNNNNNNNNNNNNNNNNNNNNNNNNNNNNNNNNNNNNNNNNNNNNNNNNNNNNNNNNNNNNNNNNNNNNNNNNNNNNNNNNNNNNNNNNNNNNNNNNNNNNNNNNNNNNNNNNNNNNNNtggccttcttggataaattctttcctcctcaaaagctgagcaagcttagagtggatgttcagaccttcaagaaaaaagatggtgaatccctctatgaagcttgagaaagatacaagcagctgaccaaaaggtgtccatctgacatgttttcagaatggaccatattagatatattctattatggtctatctaaatttttgaaaatgtcattggactattctgcaggtggatctattcacctaaagaaaatgcctgaagaggctcaagaactcattgacatggttgcaaataaccaatNNNNNNNNNNNNNNNNNNNNNNNNNNNNNNNNNNNNNNNNNNNNNNNNNNNNNNNNNNNNNNNNNNNNNNNNNNNNNNNNNNNNNNNNNNNNNNNNNNNNNNNNNNNNNNNNNNNNatccatcatcttctcagcaacagacagagaattctgaataaaacacttctaatttagccaatctagtctctgatctgtcaaaggtcactttcagtttcatgagtgaaacaagatcctccatcagaaatctggaggtacaagtgggccagctgagtaagaaagtcattgaaactcctcccagtatNNNNNNNNNNNNNN is part of the Arachis duranensis cultivar V14167 chromosome 1, aradu.V14167.gnm2.J7QH, whole genome shotgun sequence genome and encodes:
- the LOC107487201 gene encoding zinc finger A20 and AN1 domain-containing stress-associated protein 7 yields the protein MAPEHNNDNSTSYQPSEPRPCANGCGFFGTAGNRDLCSKCFRDLFLEEQRAASAKVVVEKTLLHGCVASGSSPSSDTTDSSVVPTAEPPSSSAAAAAPSGPVKPSNRCRGCNKKVGLTGFVCKCGATFCGVHRYPERHDCPFDFKGVGRDAISKANPVVKADKLDKF